The DNA window ACAGCGCCAGCACGCTGGGAGGCCTGATACCCAGTGGCGGACGTTCTCTTCTGGGCGCTGGTCGCAGTCGCGACGCTGACCGGCCTCGTGACGGCCTGGACGCTGGGCGCCAACAGCAACTCCCCGCCGTTCGCGCCGGCGATCGGTGCCAACGCCATCTCGACGATGCGGGCAGCGTTTCTCATCGGCATCCTCGCCGCGCTGGGGGCGCTAACCCAGGGCGGCGCCATCTCCGAGACTGTCGGTGCGGGGCTCACCGAGGGCGTCGCCATCACGTCGCTGGCGGCCACGGCCGGCCTGCTGACCGCGACGATGTTCATGGCCTTCGGCATCTACAGCGGCTACCCCGTTCCGGCCGCGTTCGCGACGACCGGCGCGATGGTCGGCGTCGGGCTGTCGCTGGGCGGTGCCCCCGTCTTCGGAACGTACCAGCGCATCCTCACGTTCTGGGCGCTCGTCCCGCCGGTCTCCGGTGGGCTGGCCTACGTCACCGCGACAATCCTGCGGCGGGACGACATCCCCGAGACCGTCGGCGTGCCGCTGCTGGCGGCGGTCGTCGGCGGTATCGTCGCCAACGTCCAGCTGAGTATCGTCCCGTCCCCGCCGGGCGCGACACAGAACTCGCTGGCCGGCTTCGCCGCCATGCTCGTCCCGCTGCCCGGCGTGGTCGTCGTCGCGACGCTACTGTTCGCGGTGGGCAGTTTCGCCTACATCCGCAAGAAGACACAGGCGTCGGTGGACAAGGGCATCAGGACTTTCCTCGTGGTGCTCGGCAGCGTCGTCGCCTTCTCCAGCGGCGGGAGCCAGGTCGGGCTGGCGACCGGTCCACTAGAGAACCTCTACACAGCCGAACTGGGACTGCCCAGTATCCTCCTGCTGGGCCTGGGCGCCGTCGGCATCCTGGGTGGCGCGTGGATGGGTGCGCCGAGACTGTTACAGGCCACGGCCCGCGAGTACGCCCAGCTCGGCGTCCGGCGCTCTATCGCCGCCTTGGTCCCGGGCTTCATCATCGCCCAGGCCGCCATCGCGCTGGGCATCCCCATCTCCTTTAACAACATCATCATCTCCGGCGTCATCGGCGGCGGGCTCGCCGGCGGGTCGGCGGGCGTCTCCCGGCGGAAGATCGGCGTCACCGTCGGCTTCTGGCTCATCACGCTCGTCTCCTCCATCGTCGTCGGCTTCGTGCTCTACCGGGGGCTCGCGCTGGTGTTGACGTAGCTACCGCACGACCGTCACCGTCACCGGCGCCTCGCCCACGACGGCCGTCGCCACCGTCCCGAGCAACCGTCGGGCCAGTTCGTTTCGGGAGCCGCCGTGTCCCCCCATCACCACGTGGTCGATGTCGTGGTCGTCGACGTACGCGAGGATGGTGTCGGCCGGGTCACCTGTCTCCACGGCCGTCTCGACGGTCCGGTCGACCGCGGCGGCCTGGTCGCGGGCGCGAGCGACCAGATTGTCGGCCCGCTCGCTCGCCGCCTCGCGGCGGTCCTCGCCCGGTTCGAGCAGGCCGCCCTCGCTCATCGCACTGTCCAGCGGTGCGACGACGTTCAACACCGTGACCCGACAGTCGAACGTCTCCAGGGCGTGTTCGAGCGCGTCGTCCGCCAGCGGCGACCCGTCCAGCGGGACGAGGACGTGAGCGGGTGGCATGGGTGTACTGGGACGGCGAGTGTCAAGTAAGGGGTGGCTGTCGGGAACGGGAAGTAGCGCTGTCGCTCGGGAGTTCGTTCGTAGAAAGAATAGTCCATCCTGGATTCGAACCGACTGAGGACTCACTGCGTTCATCCTCCGGGCTTCGAATCCACTAATCACGATACTGTCGCTCCCGAGTTGGTCGCGACAAGAATAGTCCATCCTGGATTCGAACCAGGGTCGAAGCCCCCAGAAGGCTTCAGGATTGGCCACTACCCCAATGGACTGACATGTTTGCGTCGGTCGACGTTGCGACGCTGTATAATCCGATAGCAGTGAGCCACATATCAGTGTTGCGAATCAGTTTATGTGTCTAGGGGGCGTGTAACACGGTTACACGTCTGGTGGCGTGAAATGCTCCTTCCGATGGCAGTTAGCACAGATGACTTCGCATTTCGCCATCTCGTCGAGTATTTTGTCGCGACCGTGCCCATACGATATCATCGTGGTTACCTGATGTTCCTTCTCGTCTTCGTCGACGTGGTGGAAGTCGAGACAGGC is part of the Haloarcula salinisoli genome and encodes:
- a CDS encoding inorganic phosphate transporter, producing MADVLFWALVAVATLTGLVTAWTLGANSNSPPFAPAIGANAISTMRAAFLIGILAALGALTQGGAISETVGAGLTEGVAITSLAATAGLLTATMFMAFGIYSGYPVPAAFATTGAMVGVGLSLGGAPVFGTYQRILTFWALVPPVSGGLAYVTATILRRDDIPETVGVPLLAAVVGGIVANVQLSIVPSPPGATQNSLAGFAAMLVPLPGVVVVATLLFAVGSFAYIRKKTQASVDKGIRTFLVVLGSVVAFSSGGSQVGLATGPLENLYTAELGLPSILLLGLGAVGILGGAWMGAPRLLQATAREYAQLGVRRSIAALVPGFIIAQAAIALGIPISFNNIIISGVIGGGLAGGSAGVSRRKIGVTVGFWLITLVSSIVVGFVLYRGLALVLT
- a CDS encoding universal stress protein, which encodes MPPAHVLVPLDGSPLADDALEHALETFDCRVTVLNVVAPLDSAMSEGGLLEPGEDRREAASERADNLVARARDQAAAVDRTVETAVETGDPADTILAYVDDHDIDHVVMGGHGGSRNELARRLLGTVATAVVGEAPVTVTVVR